A stretch of the Marmota flaviventris isolate mMarFla1 chromosome 12, mMarFla1.hap1, whole genome shotgun sequence genome encodes the following:
- the Crem gene encoding cAMP-responsive element modulator isoform X18, which produces MQRPIMAVTGDETDEETELAPSHMAAATGDMPTYQIRAPTTALPQGVVMAASPGSLHSPQQLAEEATRKRELRLMKNREAARECRRKKKEYVKCLENRVAVLENQNKTLIEELKALKDLYCHKAE; this is translated from the exons ATGCAGAGGCCCATCATGGCTGTAACTGGAGATGAAACAG atgaggaaactgaacttGCCCCAAGTCACATGgctg CTGCCACAGGTGACATGCCCACTTATCAGATCCGAGCTCCTACTACAGCTTTGCCACAGGGCGTAGTGATGGCTGCCTCACCAGGAAGTTTGCACAGTCCCCAGCAACTAGCAGAAGAAGCAACACGTAAACGAGAGCTGAGGCTAATGAAAAACAG GGAAGCTGCCCGGGAGTGTcgcaggaagaagaaagaatatgtcAAATGTCTTGAAAATCGTGTGGCTGTGCTTGAAAACCAAAACAAGACCCTCATTGAGGAACTCAAGGCCCTCAAAGATCTTTATTGCCATAAAGCAGAGTAA
- the Crem gene encoding cAMP-responsive element modulator isoform X23, with amino-acid sequence MPTYQIRAPTTALPQGVVMAASPGSLHSPQQLAEEATRKRELRLMKNREAARECRRKKKEYVKCLENRVAVLENQNKTLIEELKALKDLYCHKAE; translated from the exons ATGCCCACTTATCAGATCCGAGCTCCTACTACAGCTTTGCCACAGGGCGTAGTGATGGCTGCCTCACCAGGAAGTTTGCACAGTCCCCAGCAACTAGCAGAAGAAGCAACACGTAAACGAGAGCTGAGGCTAATGAAAAACAG GGAAGCTGCCCGGGAGTGTcgcaggaagaagaaagaatatgtcAAATGTCTTGAAAATCGTGTGGCTGTGCTTGAAAACCAAAACAAGACCCTCATTGAGGAACTCAAGGCCCTCAAAGATCTTTATTGCCATAAAGCAGAGTAA
- the Crem gene encoding cAMP-responsive element modulator isoform X20, giving the protein MQRPIMAVTGDETAATGDMPTYQIRAPTTALPQGVVMAASPGSLHSPQQLAEEATRKRELRLMKNREAARECRRKKKEYVKCLENRVAVLENQNKTLIEELKALKDLYCHKAE; this is encoded by the exons ATGCAGAGGCCCATCATGGCTGTAACTGGAGATGAAACAG CTGCCACAGGTGACATGCCCACTTATCAGATCCGAGCTCCTACTACAGCTTTGCCACAGGGCGTAGTGATGGCTGCCTCACCAGGAAGTTTGCACAGTCCCCAGCAACTAGCAGAAGAAGCAACACGTAAACGAGAGCTGAGGCTAATGAAAAACAG GGAAGCTGCCCGGGAGTGTcgcaggaagaagaaagaatatgtcAAATGTCTTGAAAATCGTGTGGCTGTGCTTGAAAACCAAAACAAGACCCTCATTGAGGAACTCAAGGCCCTCAAAGATCTTTATTGCCATAAAGCAGAGTAA
- the Crem gene encoding cAMP-responsive element modulator isoform X22, whose protein sequence is MAAATGDMPTYQIRAPTTALPQGVVMAASPGSLHSPQQLAEEATRKRELRLMKNREAARECRRKKKEYVKCLENRVAVLENQNKTLIEELKALKDLYCHKAE, encoded by the exons ATGgctg CTGCCACAGGTGACATGCCCACTTATCAGATCCGAGCTCCTACTACAGCTTTGCCACAGGGCGTAGTGATGGCTGCCTCACCAGGAAGTTTGCACAGTCCCCAGCAACTAGCAGAAGAAGCAACACGTAAACGAGAGCTGAGGCTAATGAAAAACAG GGAAGCTGCCCGGGAGTGTcgcaggaagaagaaagaatatgtcAAATGTCTTGAAAATCGTGTGGCTGTGCTTGAAAACCAAAACAAGACCCTCATTGAGGAACTCAAGGCCCTCAAAGATCTTTATTGCCATAAAGCAGAGTAA
- the Crem gene encoding cAMP-responsive element modulator isoform X21, with protein sequence MQRPIMAVTGDETAATGDMPTYQIRAPTTALPQGVVMAASPGSLHSPQQLAEEATRKRELRLMKNREAAKECRRRKKEYVKCLESRVAVLEVQNKKLIEELETLKDICSPKTD encoded by the exons ATGCAGAGGCCCATCATGGCTGTAACTGGAGATGAAACAG CTGCCACAGGTGACATGCCCACTTATCAGATCCGAGCTCCTACTACAGCTTTGCCACAGGGCGTAGTGATGGCTGCCTCACCAGGAAGTTTGCACAGTCCCCAGCAACTAGCAGAAGAAGCAACACGTAAACGAGAGCTGAGGCTAATGAAAAACAG GGAAGCTGCTAAAGAATGTCGACGTCGAAAGAAAGAATATGTAAAGTGTCTGGAGAGTCGAGTTGCAGTGCTGGAAGTGCAGAATAAGAAGCTTATAGAGGAACTTGAAACCTTGAAAGACATTTGCTCTCCCAAAACAGATTAG
- the Crem gene encoding cAMP-responsive element modulator isoform X19, with amino-acid sequence MQRPIMAVTGDETDEETELAPSHMAAATGDMPTYQIRAPTTALPQGVVMAASPGSLHSPQQLAEEATRKRELRLMKNREAAKECRRRKKEYVKCLESRVAVLEVQNKKLIEELETLKDICSPKTD; translated from the exons ATGCAGAGGCCCATCATGGCTGTAACTGGAGATGAAACAG atgaggaaactgaacttGCCCCAAGTCACATGgctg CTGCCACAGGTGACATGCCCACTTATCAGATCCGAGCTCCTACTACAGCTTTGCCACAGGGCGTAGTGATGGCTGCCTCACCAGGAAGTTTGCACAGTCCCCAGCAACTAGCAGAAGAAGCAACACGTAAACGAGAGCTGAGGCTAATGAAAAACAG GGAAGCTGCTAAAGAATGTCGACGTCGAAAGAAAGAATATGTAAAGTGTCTGGAGAGTCGAGTTGCAGTGCTGGAAGTGCAGAATAAGAAGCTTATAGAGGAACTTGAAACCTTGAAAGACATTTGCTCTCCCAAAACAGATTAG